The following DNA comes from Watersipora subatra chromosome 8, tzWatSuba1.1, whole genome shotgun sequence.
TTTTCTTGTTGTCATCTAGAATTTATGTTTATTCTGAATTGATGTGGTTGTCTTACAGATATTGGTCAGTTCATGTGGATCGCTGCCTTAACAGTATTTGTTTTCAACCACGTAGTGAGAAATGTCGACACAGCCAAATATGAATGGTATGTTCTTGTCATGTCTTGTTTAATAACTGCTACTATTATTATGTTCGGTGACCTCTGATGACCTCTGAGCACTAGTCTTTTACCTCAGAAATTGACATTTTCATTTTGGCTCAAAACTTGAAACCTGCAGGTTCAGTTGTTCCGGTTATCATAGCTGTAATACATAACAATGAACTTACTCAAAATTTTGGTAAGATGATCAAAAACTATTGATATTTTCCTATTAATTGGGattgattttgatgtttgaggtgatcttattGCCAggattgataaaacttgatggcGATTATAACGCTCAGAAGAAAGATAGTACGAAATGACATGACTTGTTGTTGCTaaagttgatatcagctattgcgttcaattTCAAGtgttatgcgtctctattctgttggtctctttgccgTTATTGATGCCATAATCGCACTTTATTGATCTGTGTGTTTTAATCATAATCaaatttatcaattttaatcttgaaacatcctttGTGATTTTAATCAGATTGTAATCTTGAAATAGCTGGGcaatcaaatcacctcaaacatgaaaaataatcgcaaatgatagaaaaatactgatactttctaataaaatctaaaagGATTTTGCTCAAGTTTGTCTTTGAGAATACTCAAGCGCAGAAAACTTATAGTTGTCTTTTCTTTGCATGGTTTTAGGCTTTACACTGCTGTCTGTTGGATTGTACCGCTGTTCATAGCTTGTCTTCCATTCACTACCAATGATTACGGCTTAGCAGAGACAGCATACTGCTGGATAAAAGGAACTGACAGCGGAGATAAGTGGAGATTCGGAATGTAAGATAGTAAATAATAACTTTAtcttttaataaaacttaagCAAGTAGCTGCTCTAATATGCTTTCTCCTTTCCTTTTGTAAATAAGGGAAAAAATTTTAAAGTGGGTGAAAAACATTGACATTTGTTTTTGGTAAGTTTGCAATATTATTTTGCCTTGTTTCTACAAAACCTAATTTATCCGTAAAACTCTGTATTAATGAgaatataaatacaattatttaccaaaaacattataaaaacatttgttgCATTactaaaaccatcaaaaatggacattttatagtttttttttgcaaaaaaagttgaagttttataaaaattacaaaattcgctagctgctttaacagtCTGTCACCTAATATTTGGCAGAGAAAAGTATttcaaacaatatatatatgtcatatcattgttttatacaTGACATATCGTTTATTTGATTATAGTGgctgttgcccttttttgttttattattgttgtttgtcataatttgaaaaattaaaatttgaaatgatCGCCCAATAAACtgaagtataaaatatttggttatatattatatatattattatatataatatatatataataaatatacaaatatatatatatatatttgcaaagttaaaGTTAAACTTGCTTGAGTGTGCTTTGTTATGTTTACTTTCAAGGTTGTTTTTTGACTGACCCAATTAGTACGTTTATTTACAGATACTGGGTGCCAGTATTGGCAGGTTTGGTGGTAATTTGCATAGCTTTTGGATTCATGATCTGGCGTGCTAAAAGAGTGATGAGACATAACGCTGCTACGGATGCCCAGCTAGTTTCCACTCAACAGGTATATTACAGGTATATTACAGGTATATTACAGGTATATTACAGGTATATTACAGGTATATTACAGGCTGTTATTCATACATGTGAATAAATTGCACTCTTTCATAGGAGCCTCTAACAACTCGCTGTCAAGGTCAGTTCTTGTCTCTGCTAAACATGCCGCCTTTGGTACAATAAGGTTTGTTACACAAAGAAGGCATTATTTGAGTAGTTGTGGTAGTTTTAACCATTGCAGTATTTAGCTTTATATTTGGGTAGTTATGGTAGTTTTGTTCCAGGAAATATTTGGGTAGTTATGACAATTATTGTAACCTCACCAATATGAGCTGTTATATTTGGGTAGTTATGGTAGTTTTAGCCACACCATCATGCCCTACGCCTAACATTGCATCACATATTATGTAGATAACAATAACATATGCATTACATGTATTCACACGTTCAGTACATGTATTCCCATATGTCAGACATGTCTAAAGTCCGGCCCCGGGCCAAATGCGCCCGGTGTCATTTTTTATCCGCCCGCAGCCTCtgtcataaaatcaataacGTCTGGCCCGCCTGTGAAATTAACTCTTTGAGCCCTAACGGCGATTTTTCATCATTGCGTGTCAACATCCCTAACGTGTCAATATCCCTAACGGCTGGAAttctggcattcacatggctttgtttacaaaagcagtttctaagtaacagaGTAAACCAATCAGATTAGTTCTAGCACTGGATGTTTGACCAGGAATGTCtcatccatttgtaacagttttcaagtaTCTTCACTTCCTTcgatttaataacaaattttatgagAACGGTATCGATAAAAATTGATACGGCTCGTTTGTTgttaggtcataaatgattgcaatgcaaataaaaaaatttatgatactaactataattttccagtatattttaagtcatgaaatgatgataaacatgtgctcaatggatatgatgctactgtaaatgttttactagttcttttttaaattgtttaaacttttatagttttagcctgaATAATGGTGACGcactgtttttttttctgtttgatgacattttctGAGAGTTGCTAGACCTCATTAttaatgttttaccaaatatcattatattatgagcatgtttagttatatttaataaatttttaaaattttcggatcgttggacagattgctTAGGGTTACTGAAACCACTGACAAAAAtgaccagggttcaaagggttaagaaaTTGAGCAGAAGCGCTGTTACCTGcatgttaaacatttaaaaatccaaTCAACATTTATAGTTACCGTCATATTTTAAATGAGTCCTGCACTtgttgatatgcctattgcgtgttcatttttctgtaattgtgtttaaaaattctataaatactAAACTTATTGTTTCATGTTTGAAATATAATTTGTACCCAAGAGAACAATTACTTCTGATCAACTGTTACACAAAGGTTAGTGTTAAAAAGTGAAGTTGAgtgaaaattaaattaaatttcaatattttttattagttttactttacttctctaaagtaaaactaataacaaatattttatgtccacaataaagcaaaacaacaaaagaatttaactataaaaaatcaaaactacCTTTTCGTCGTCTATTGGTATCCATATGCCAAAGTTatgataaaagagaacttttgacgatactccaacatgtcacattcagattggtagaccgacattGTAACACCTGCCCCAATCGATCGATTTTGTATCTATGAGCAAAGCTGCCTATTCgctgttttgttgacacatcggatgatctatcacgacgaactagaatgtcgcggaagttgtatatacatataacgtTATAGTGCATCATTTTATCTCTCTCAAGTGCGACGagatagattaacattcaaatcgaatttgagaactcgtcaaacttgacactttacgttatgaATATTTTGCGTAGTGCCAAGCAAaaccttcacataaattctttacattgtctggaatttatgttataggaggcgTACGTTATAAGAGCGTTTACTGGAGTAACAATATTAACTCAGCTATTCATAAAGATGGTAAAGTTCATAAAACAACAGAGGAAAAGTTTCTTAACTAAGATTAGCATGAACAATGTACGAACAAACTGTTGAAACTAGTGATTCAGTCGACTCTAAAAATTGTCTAAATTGTGCCGCGTGTGCGCCCGCTACCACCATTAATTTACTTCAACTCTGGCAAGAGTTCCATTCCTCAATATTTTAAACATACTCCTGGTTTGTAAATAATCTAATGTTTTATTAGACCAAGTTTGTCCATTGTAACGGCGAATAACATAGAAACGCAGTCACAGTTTGAGCAAGTTTTATGTGTTATTTCAGTACCTCGTCGATGAGTACCTGAAACCAATGACAGTCTATGCATCTGTCTTCGTGTTTATCCACTTCCTCCAGTTTATCAACAGAATTCAGAATTTAGTCGGGAGTCCCATCTTAGGTTTAGTCGCCTTCCACATGTTCTGGATGGCTTCGTACGGTGAGTTTCTCTATGAGTTGGCTCTATGAGAGATAAAGCTAAGCTtgagtaccctggtagtctagtatgctgtgggagatcatcaggtctgctgataaagcacagataataagtCTATGCACAACAATTCTATATTTCGGAAGGCTAATGATTGCCTGAGGAGGGTAGCGTGGCTTGAAGGGAATCCCATTATTACAGGTTCAAAGTTTAAGGTTCCACTAGTACCCTAGTAGTACTTTggtagatcatcaggtgttgcctataaagcgcagagaataagtaCATATTTGGTCAATTACGCCATGTAATGAAGGAGTAGTCTggtgtgctgtaagagatcgtTAGTTGCAATAACCATTCGGACAATATATTTGTAAGGCCAATCGTTGGTCAGCTCGTATAGACGGTGGCATGCTGAGCTGCTATGCAGAAAGTGCTGAATTGGAATCTTATTTAGCAACCTCCAATCGTAGTTTTGCAGAGATGGACGACTATGGCTCTTATTCTAGTAAAAATAGGATTAAATTGTGCGGGTTTCAAATATGAGAAAATAGGCTTGACTACTCGGCACACTACTAGCTGTGGCAATCATAGGCTTGACTACTCGGCACACTACTAGCTGTGGCAATCATAGGCTTGACTACTCGGCACACTACTAGCTGTGGCAATCATAGGCTTGACTACTCGGCACACTACTAGCTGTGGCAATCATTCACCTTCAggtattttggaataattgtacgtatagttattctctgtgttttactggcacacttgacaatctctcacactTTGTATTAGTAACTATGGAACTAACTTGTTAAATAAGATTTTGGTTGCCCCTATGTTTGCCATCAGCTTAAAGATACAAAacgaaataaaatattgaaaataaagTATTGCTACTTCTCCCCAAAAATGTCTCTATATTCTCACTATTATATCCTTCTGCTTAATAATCATACCTTGAGTTTACGATTATAAGAGTTTAGACAATGGCGTCATAGCTGGTTAGCAGTGGCGGAGAAAATGCCAGGCCTCCAATTGATCCAGTTTTGACTATTATAAAAGTCCTCCagtcaatgtttatttttagcactggtTCTAAGATTCAAAAAGTGTAAAAGAAAAGTTCAGCTCATTGCAAGTGTATGCAAATTTTCTGAACGTATGCTGCCACCGGAAGTGAGGCTTTATATAACACGATGTTTACACGATTATTTATACTCTTCTATGTTCTACTCAGATCATACCTACATTAGCGATCTGGTTTaaacaagagaacacaactattCAGAGTTCTACTGAAAGTTTGATCAAATTTTCCATAAATTGTAGGTTTTGTGCTATGCACATTCTTTGTGATATACAACAGAAAGAAAGAGTTCACCTTGCAGAAATTCAGAGATGGCATAGCTCACTACAAGATCAGGTGCCAAACATGTAAAAGTCCGGGTAGGTGACTATGACACGTGTTCCCTTCTAACGAAGGAAAACAAAATGCTTCATATAGCTTTCGTAAATGTATTGCACTTTTAGGATTAACAGGCAAGCAAACTCTCTGTTCAGAAAATATTTAAACCAACTTCATAATGTAGCTTCGGAGGGCTACATTGAATGTACAATATGTGTACAATATAatgtacaatatatgtatacaatatgtgtacaatatatgtacaatatctgtacaatatatgcaatatatacattttatgtgTGAAGTTTCTACTGCAGCCCCCACTGATACTCTCTCCATCACAAGTCATGGTTACAATTCCTGTAACACAAGATATTAAAGTCCAAAAATCACTCTGAAAGTTTTTTACTGCAGGCGGCATTAAAGAGTATGAGCACGAGGAGGCAACTGCAACACCTACCAATTCTTTGAAGAGGAAAAGTAACCTTGACCAACCTACTCTCCAAAGTGTTGAGGAGCAGAGAGAAGCCGACTCCGGTATAGAGCCGAGTGACAGCCACACTGGATTAGACACTATTAGTTTAGACAGCCTTAAATCTCAGCAGTAGCTAATGCTGTCGTAGCTAATGATGCTGTAGCTAATGCTGCCGAAGCTAATTTCAGCAGTAGCTAATGCAGTCGGATGTCGATGGTTAACCTCAGTGGTATTGGAGGGTCTTTAGCCACATGCTGTCAATGATGTCACACGCTGTCTAGATCAAATATGAAAGATGACTGACGGGTGCTCAAAAGTCTGGTTGTTTAGGTTTAGTAACGGTTCTAAACATACATAGCCAAAAATAGCTTATTTCCTCTTTGCTCATCAAAAATTATGTTTATGAATATTTGAGAACATTTTTAGGCGTGTCTATAGATGCGTCATTTACAAATTATAATTAATTCAAAGCAACTTGACACGTACTCATTGCTGTTTCATAGTTGGAGCTCAGACTATGGATTTTGAAGCTTGTGGTGAACAAAAATAATCACCCAAGTCATTACTTGCAGAATTGAGACTACGTCAACCGAATGATTTACAAATACTTATATTGCAATTAATCATTTTCCTCTGATTCTGTAGCGTTTACGTATAAAGCAAGCTTTTGCGAATGAATATACAGGAGTCGTTATTCCCTGTATGGTCTGTAGTTGTAACTTATTTTTAATATGCATTATAATGTATATCAATATTGGTGATCTctctttttatgttttcattttatttggtcttttatttttatattgttcacattatatatacatgtatttatgtatcaCATATTTCCAGAATATACACATTCCTTAATGCCGATGAGCTATGTTATTAGACCTTTTCTGTCTGAAATACTCTGAACGCATCTCCAATCTGTCTGACCATTTATTGCATTCGTTATTTTCTAGAAAATCCGCTACACCTTATATCATCAAACAGCACCACTTTATAGAAtagcaaaaaaaacttttctaaTACATATAATTTTACTTGGTTCTTTGTTTTGTCCCAGTTGCCTACTTGCCATTTTACCTCATTTGTCTCAGCTTGTCATCATTTGCGTAGAATGCCATTTGACCAATGATAATAGCTCTCTCTTCTTTCGCTGACCAATAATAATGAAGATCATATCTATAAAAACTTGTGAATTTGTGCAATTCTACAGCTCTTGCTTTTTGGATTATAAGGCAGTTTTGTTGGTCACTGAGTgctgttttaattgtttgtaaTAAAAAGACAAGATTTTCTTCCGCTGAAAGAAGATGCCATGTAATTGTGGTAGAATACAAACCAAGGCATATCAGCCAGCAATATTTAGCATGTACCAGGAATTTAAAAATAGCTCTATGACATTCATTTAAAAGTCTCCAAGTAGTGGCATAGTCAAGGATCTGATAGATTAACAAATACCAAAGAATTTCAAGCAATCATGGGAATAGTTGCAAACTGATCCCCCGAGCGTGAAATTGGCCCAAATCCAGATCTTTATGTTAGCCTGTTGCATAATAAACCTCCATTTAGGGAAAGAGCAAGAGTTATTTTTTTGGTTTTGgcattaataattaaaattttgaaaaggtCAGCTAGGACTGCATGAGAATGTTTGCACGCGATATCTTTTCTCCAATATATTTACACACTGAGATCCGatcccaaaatatttttgttacaaaaatatcTAAAGGTATGCAAATAGAATCTAGTTGTTTCTCACTGTAACTGATTGGCTgacattatttatatttaaaaaggcCATAAAGATAGCTAGCTTATGACCACATCAGTTTAGGTAGGCATAAAAAAATCGTCTTGAAAAATTCCCAAAACTACAGcaagttataaaacattttacactAAAAAGGAACCAAAACAAGCTTAGATATTTAGCAAAGTACATCTTCATAACAACACTGACAACACCATTATATGACAATTGTCACATGtgaaaagttatataataaaatatacatgaaTAGCACAAAGCTAAAGCTTTATCACGCGAGAAGACAcagaattaagagaaaaatattacatactTAATATTTTGAACTGGCAATGAGGCTCTTTCTGCCAGGAAAATGTTCTTTAAGATAATCTATTGTCAATTCAATCCAACGAGTTTGTGTATctgttaaataattttaattctgACACTAGTTGTCTTCTCGtgaatattcatatacatgACTCTCAGTTCAGCAGTTGTCTTGCCTCACTTGGGCATAAAGTGAGGCAAGACAACTACCTTGCTATTCAGTAGTATGAACGTTAGCCAGTTTTCTATTACCAGTGTATACTGTATAGCCTCTTTTGGGCGTCAATTGCAAATTTTGTAACAATCTCGAATATTGTAGTCATACCATAAATAGATTAGCCTATCTTAGTCTTTGatatcatgtatattaataataaaataaaatataataagcCTCAATTGGgtataaaatgaataaagaaAGATCATCTAAATAATTTGTactatataacctatatcacgtCTAAATAATAGCGATCAAAATTTTCCTCAAAAACGCATTAGTGTAGTGTTAGTACTCGACCAAATCTCTCCTCGTAGCAAAATAGCAGTAAAAGGGTTGTATAATGTTACCCGCTTGGACTCTCTGCCCCATCTATGATTTAACCATTTTCACAGACTCCTTTTATACAAGCCATTTGAGAATAATAGCTTTGAATTGGCTTCTTGTGAGCATTTTGCAAGCCATGTTCAAACGCTGACAAGGCATAGCTTAACACATCTGCGGGGGTGTAGCGCATTATCCCACTTTTTGGGGAAGCCCATGATGTTTGAAAACCTCAAGTTTTTTGTATAAGTTTAATAGTCTCTTTATTTCTTTTGTTTTCAGCTAGCAAGATCTAAAAAAAATCTGGAGTATATATTTTGTTCTTTTCTTTCTGTTTTTCTAAAtatcatagttttaaaatatttcttttagcTGTGGAAAGTTATTAAAGTTTGTTTTTCAGAGGCTCTGCTTACTACTAGAAGCCAGCTCTTCAAGAACTTCCTGAGTAGCAACTGTCTTCAAGCTGTAAGCAAAATGAATGGGTACTGTAACAGTAGTTTAGGAACTAATCCCGGTATTGGGCTCAGACTACTACTAAGAAACATCAAAGCCTATTGCATATCTACTTACTCATGTAATCTTGTTCTATAGAGTGATGCTGACAAGTAAAAAAGGTCCAGCTGCAGTCGTTTAAAGTAAGTGGGTAATGTTGTGCAGGGTATAATTACTGCTACGTTGCACTCACTTTTGGCTAGGCCTGTGCTGATTATTGATTCATGGAGATTTCTGCTAACCTTCAGTCTTAATATGTCTAAACAATCACAATCAAAAAATTGTCACCACATTCAATTAGCGCTTGTCGCCACTTGTCACCACTTGTCACCACACAACAAGCGCTAATATTTACAAGAAAAAAGAGGGTTGAGTGTTTGGGATGTTGcttaaaatgttttgtaataaaataattcttaTGAAAACTAGGTCTAATAAAAAAGAACACTAAGAAGAAACCAGCCCACCAAAGAAGGAGAACATATAATTCATTAACACTTATTGCTGAACTTTGTGTTCTCCTTTTATGGAGACTTGCCTGTTTGCAAGACAAACAGGGGTTTATATACAAgctatatacttgtatatagatGCGCTTGTTGTTGTTTCACCAATTCACAACAATGCTCCGCCCAACAACTTCTCACCTCAGGCTGGTTGCAAaatgattatataattatatactattTAATAATATACCACTCAGTCAACAATACACCCCTCTGAGTTCACAATACACCACTCTATGTCAACAATACACCACTCAAACCCGACAATACACCAAAAAAAGTTATCAATACACCACTAAAAGTTAACAATACGCCACTCAACGTTAACAATATACTACTGGTAATTAACAATGAAAATTATGCACTGTGTATTCTGAGTGTTTTCAATATAATGATTGTTAGTTATTATTTTCTCAACCGAATATTCGCAGAATAGTGACTAAAAAGAATTTCGCGGGTTGTAGCGAATTAAAGCGGAAAACAGACTTTTCGAATGGGAGCAGAAAATCTTTTACCGTATATGCTGTATACCGTGGCACCTCCAAGACTTTTTGGATAAGAACTAGATTTTACTGATGGAAAGAAGTTGAGGAGGATTTATATTGGCCCTGATCAAAAACTTAGGTTTGCAGCCtctatataaacaataaaattttatgatacatCACTACTTTGTCTTTTTCAACAGAGTTTCACTTTTTTTCTTATAGATTAATTACCAAGGTTCACAGCATACTGATTTTGAGCTAGACGTATATGATTAGTAGTTGTTGTACACAAATTGTACAGTAGTAGTAATCGTGGAAAGTACTTCAATCATGAGTTTTATAACACTACTGCTGCAATTATTCAGATGGAGGCTCAGAGTCGGTTATGGATCTGAGTTTGCTGTTAATGTAGATGATCACACACCACCTTTCAAAATTCAATTTTCATGGCGTTGAAACAAGGGAGTTTAATAATACATCATGCGTGAACCACCAGTCGAGAATGTTTTTTATAGACTGTTTGTGCATCAGTGagtttcaaattattattaattttaacatAGACTTACTTAAAATGTTGTGTCAGTGTTTTTAAAGTCATGAAATGCTGATCTCCTCACCTCCAATCTCACCAAACAAAGCAAACATCAATCTAATAGCAAACATCAGCAAACAACAATCTACTACTACTGTAACAGGCCTGCAAAGGTTTACTTCAATGTACCCCTAGAAATTTTACACTTAATTTACATCATGCTGACCTTTTTAAATCAGTTATAGTGCCAAGCAGTTGTGCCAAACCTCTTTGCATTAATCGAGGCTCGGGGTTTACTTTCCATCGGTTTTCAAAGACTGACTTACTACGGAACCAATGGCTGACTTACTACGGAACCAGAGACTGACTTACTAGGAACCAATGGCTGACTTACTACGAAACCGAAGACTGACTTACTACGGAACCAATAGCTGACTTACTATGGAACCAAAGACTGACTTACTACGGAACCAATGGCTGACTTACTACGGAACCAATGGCTGACTTACTACGGAATCAATGGCTGACTTACTACGGAACCAAAGACTGACTTACTACGGAACCAAAGACTGACTTACTACGGAACCAATGGCTGACTTACTATGGAACCAAAGACTGACTTACTACGGAACCAAAGGCTGACTTACTACGGAACCAAAGACTGACTTACTACGGAACCAATGGCTGACTTACTACGGAACCAAAGACTGACTTACTACGGAACCAATGGCTGACTTACTACGGAAGCAATGGCTGATTTACTACGGAACCAATGGCTGACTTACTACGGAACCAAAGACTGACTGACTACAGAACCAAAGACTGACTTACTATGGAACCAATGGCTGACTTACTACGGAACCAAAGACTGACTTACTACGGAACCAATGGCTGGTGAATATGAAACGTCTCTCTTCTTTCAACTCTGGTAAAGAGGACAAACTGTGGCAGCCCATCAGCTCAGTAAGTTGTAACATTTCATAAAGAGATTAAGATTGGTACTAAGTATTAAGTACAAAAGACAACCTTTTTAATGAGTCTTAACAATAATGCTGCTAGTAAAAGTAGAAGCAGTTGCTTAGTGTAAGGGAATCGTCTACAGAACTAAGAATTCATaagtttgaaaaaaatcttAGTCTTTGCAAGCAACTCGCGTCATCACCCATTTTGTCACTTCAACTGGTTTGCTTGTTGGTTGGTTAATTTTATCATTCTTGTGTAGTCCTATATTTTCAGCACATTGTGCGAACTTTCCTAGGTAGGTCTATTGTTATGCAAAGATGTAAGTATTAGTTCTGTTAATGTTACTTAATATGTAGTATATCtctgatttgatttttattccAGGTACACTTCACTAATAACTGTTATTCAGAAGTGAGAGGTGTAATAATCTTGAAAAAAGATGCAGCCCCTACAGTGTATAATTTTGCACCTGCTAATTCTGTACCTGCAAAATCCCAGCCAAAGAGAAGAACCTATCATTAAGAAGTTCCTACAATTTTAGCTTCACATTTATTGTAAAGAAAAAGCCAAGTTAATTGTAGAAAAATCTCACACACGTTGATTCGAAATCCATGGCTATGCATGATCTGGTGAAAAGAGTTCTGTAATTTCCTCGTTTTAGTATTGTACATTTGCTTTGTTTATGTCTATGTTTAAATATTGTAGATTTGCTGTATTTGACTTAGTAATTAGAATGCtacattttttaatgttttgtaacTTTATGCAAATTATCTTTGTATTTTTAGATGTGCGTCTGTATCTGAAAACTAAATACGCAAAATACTactaaatatgcaaaatatttgtaaatatgatACTGTACATAGCTTGTTTTGGTAACATGTAATACTTGTAAACTATATCAAAACTATATTTGATAGATGTACTATCATCACTAAAATTCTCATAGTCAAATATGTAGAGGATGTTTTGGTTTTTGCTATTGTACTGTTAAAATtgtgaaattaacatttcaatTTATCAATTATTAGAATGTTTTGCTGACTATTTCTACTGCAAATCTGTCAGTGTAGCCAAAACAAAAAGTTGGAGATATCTACAACTTATAAAGTCAaagtaattttcaaaatatttgcaatttatttattcaaaaaacGGATTTTACCAATTACATGTacttgatatacaattttaaag
Coding sequences within:
- the LOC137401689 gene encoding cyclic AMP receptor 4-like, with product MSLNLITNTTAAVSSEGTTPYLDCGLPEGQCDILRTLLKVMYSFSIIAVMITLGCIFLLRKYGFFHERIFCHLLLCNLFSSFAIISNEGHAETEGSTRCISQAFFVQFFDIGQFMWIAALTVFVFNHVVRNVDTAKYEWLYTAVCWIVPLFIACLPFTTNDYGLAETAYCWIKGTDSGDKWRFGIYWVPVLAGLVVICIAFGFMIWRAKRVMRHNAATDAQLVSTQQYLVDEYLKPMTVYASVFVFIHFLQFINRIQNLVGSPILGLVAFHMFWMASYGFVLCTFFVIYNRKKEFTLQKFRDGIAHYKIRCQTCKSPGGIKEYEHEEATATPTNSLKRKSNLDQPTLQSVEEQREADSGIEPSDSHTGLDTISLDSLKSQQ